The following coding sequences lie in one Cloeon dipterum chromosome 1, ieCloDipt1.1, whole genome shotgun sequence genomic window:
- the LOC135934650 gene encoding calpain-9-like has product MLYTVRTGNLKISIKTFGDDEGRPSFAQIKESHNSENIFEDYDFEPDNMLLGSLPDHVLVEWKRPWEITNNPTFITEGLSRMDINQGRLGDCWMLAALADLTMRPDLMKLVVPDDNPEFTDDDYCGAFHMRHGDLNFT; this is encoded by the exons atGCTCTACACTGTGCGAACAGGAAATCTGAAGATTTCTATCAAGACG TTTGGGGATGATGAAGGAAGGCCAAGTTTTGCGCAGATAAAGGAGAGCCACaactctgaaaatattttcgaggACTATGACTTTGAGCCGGACAACATGCTCCTAGGATCCCTGCCAGATCATGTACTGGTCGAATGGAAAAGACCCTGG gaaattaccAACAATCCAACATTCATCACCGAGGGCCTCAGTCGCATGGACATCAACCAGGGCCGCCTTGGCGACTGCTGGATGCTGGCAGCTTTGGCAGACCTCACCATGCGCCCCGACCTGATGAAACTGGTTGTCCCGGACGATAACCCTGAATTTACTGACGACGATTACTGCGGTGCCTTTCACATGAGGCAcggagatttaaatttcacctaA
- the LOC135934646 gene encoding calpain-9-like: WYQGEWLDVTVDDRLPTCNGRLLYVKSTNPNEFWPAILEKAYAKLYGSYAHLQGGLMGEALQDFTGGVTSKINHAEHEPLETFLRILDAHRNNSFVAAALIRFNMDDSDRLANGLVPGHAYSVIRIEWVRFKNDDQDQPTDIPLICLRNPWGRVEWNGTWNDRCPMWQKISEKRKQEIGYQRQEDGEFWQSFADFYRLFTFTEICMFAVPVNEPGEHQANDGSNWFVESYHGSWTKGHNAGGCRLYPETFWCNPKHGFSVNGRKKQLVLVSLLHKHRRRMMWRNINASALKIGLFVYKTKNVHQMLDKEFFTSTRAYAYTELSVMRENAFQLHAEPGSYIVVPYTLCPDEEGEYLLRIMVKINDRRRSIGHQMKKRVEMYANRIPRMTKGECLAQMVQIEEIVTKTITGAEDGRGQTLLPVQRRDNGEAVPGPSKRKRHH, translated from the exons TGGTATCAAGGAGAGTGGCTCGATGTCACCGTGGACGACCGCCTGCCCACGTGCAATGGCAGACTGCTATACGTCAAGTCGACCAACCCTAATGAGTTTTGGCCTGCAATCCTTGAAAAAGCCTATGCAAA GCTGTATGGGTCATATGCACACCTTCAGGGAGGGTTGATGGGGGAAGCCCTGCAGGACTTCACGGGTGGGGTGACTTCCAAAATCAACCATGCCGAGCACGAGCCATTGGAAACGTTTCTTCGAATTCTAGATGCACACAGGAACAACTCTTTCGTCGCAGCTGCGCTTATA CGCTTCAACATGGATGACTCAGATAGACTGGCGAATGGCCTGGTGCCGGGTCATGCGTATAGCGTGATTAGAATCGAGTGGGTCCGTTTTAAGAATGATGATCAAGACCAGCCGACCGATATACCGCTCATTTGCCTGAGAAACCCTTGGGGCAGGGTCGAATGGAACGGAACGTGGAATGACAG GTGTCCAATGTGGCAGAAAATATCTGAGAAGAGGAAGCAGGAGATCGGCTACCAAAGACAGGAGGATGGCGAATTTTGGCAGTCGTTTGCAGACTTTTATCGGTTATTCACCTTTACCGAAATCTGCATGTTTGCTGTGCCAGTTAATGAGCCCGGAGAGCATCAGGCGAACGACGGATCAAATTGGTTTGTCGAGAGCTACCACGGCAGCTGGACAAAGGGCCACAATGCCGGTGGCTGCCGTCTTTACCCAG aaaCCTTCTGGTGCAACCCGAAACACGGTTTCTCAGTGAACGGACGAAAAAAGCAACTCGTGCTAGTTTCGCTGCTGCACAAGCACCGCCGCCGCATGATGTGGAGAAACATCAATGCCAGTGCGCTTAAAATCGGGCTGTTTGTCTACAAG ACCAAGAACGTGCATCAGATGTTGGATAAGGAGTTTTTCACGTCAACCAGAGCGTACGCGTACACCGAGTTGTCCGTGATGCGAGAAAACGCGTTCCAGCTGCACGCCGAGCCAGGCAGCTACATCGTGGTGCCTTACACCCTGTGCCCTGACGAGGAAGGGGAATATCTTCTCAGGATCATGGTTAAGATCAACGATAGACGCCGAAG CATTGGACACCAGATGAAGAAGCGCGTGGAGATGTATGCAAATCGCATTCCTAGAATGACAAAGGGCGAGTGCCTCGCGCAAATGGTCCAAATAGAGGAGATCGTGACGAAAACTATCACGGGAGCCGAGGATGGCCGCGGCCAAACGCTGTTGCCAGTTCAGAGAAGAGACAATGGCGAGGCCGTGCCTGGACCCAGCAAAAGGAAAAGACACCATTGA